agaatttattaagagaagtttagaatatatttatatgatttgtgtgattttagatgatttatatgattggtgtgatttatgtgattttatgaggagctgtgacttattttattgtttaataaaataagatttgaaaataaaataaattttgagttgaggggttgttttgagattttagagagtttttggggagaaagaggaataagataaaatagatagaggagatataaataggagagacctactTTAGAAAAatagtacgtacgatcagtttttggagaaaagggagaaaaagccaagagaagagaagaggacctttagagctgcgattttcattgctaaggtaagggtgagactagcattcaattctattaatctatatgattctgatgattgtatttagcaagtgtagaattgaattagagaagttggagaattagggttaaggtGAGAATTTGAggattaattgatgtagaatggTTAGATTAATGTAAAaactgtttacagaccttagataatccataaaATGATTACAGAAATTAGTTTTGAGCATAAAACCATGTGAAtaggtgaattttcgtgaaaactgcacttctgcccgaacCAACATTCATCGtccgagggatgatcctcgccatagcgagggatgaacttcatcgctcgcctcgcgagcaactccttctcgcctcgcgagtcataccttgcagctcgccatagcgagcagttcaCTCGCCATCGCGAGTGTGACCAGTGAGTCAACatgattttgtagttttgaCCCTTAAGTCGAtctttagatgattttgagtgcctgaacatgtataataatgattaggcaagtttttagattgagattgaacatgggaaagtttaaaaatggatttttgagtgaaaaatgtcaaactcccgagagcaccctttttcagttcgccatggcgagtagtgagttcgccatagcgagtgccCATTTTTTCtgaactcgccacagcgagtagaggctctcgcctcgcgagtccttGTGAGACAGAATGCCTTGTTAGCTTAAATGTGACCGTTGTCGCACGAGTcgatgtgagttgatcttagaggtaagaaactaagttgtttatcttgttgtAGTTGTTTCAGTAAGCCTGAATTATATGTTTTAATGTTGTTGATAATGCTATATAgttgtatatacattacatgaattatgtttgatgttgtgatgttgttgaattgcatttgatattattatatcatgaaCTGTTTTggatactgcctatgttgctgtttgttatttaactaagctgcatgagtcggtctaagatgaaaGAAGATGtttcaaattattggatttatataagaggtcgttgtttataagaggttgagttgttgagtccatgcattagcattcattgttgggggcttgatgccctggagcctttgctcaccatgttgggggcttgatgccctggagctttagctcaactaagttgagggcttgatgccctggaagtatattaatacttattacgttgagggcttgatgccctggattggtaccacatgcatataagaggtttaagttgcatagtcaagttgaagtcgcattgtcgagtcttaAGTCGTTAAGTTACCAAGATGTTGTGTGGtaattctttatatgaactgttaatgaagtgatatatgatatattatcaTCTATGATGATATtaagatgttttcatgttgttaaatataattgctgaattatatgtttaatattattgttttgtgaaatctcaccccttttgcttggaaatgttgctcttcgtatgagtaacttgcaggtgatcgagagtaatTTGCTaccgtgagtggctatccctcactgagtcgtttaggtgctctgatacgtaacgagatgggatcttttgtggctattttctattccttacgtatttgcACTACCACAATTTTGGCTTTTAATAGCGTAATTTTAATAGCGTTTTTGAATAAATGCTATTAAAAATGCAACTTATAGTCCTGTTAAAGCTGTTTTCAAAAAGCGCcaagaaaaacatgttaaaaaactgGGTTAGATAGCGCTTTTTTATAAGCGCTATTATTTTGGTTTGCACTAATAGCGCTTTTTTGCAAGCGCTATTGTTGGAGGGGGTATAGATAGCGCTTTTCACAAACGTTATGTTTGGCctttatgaaaattaaaaaaaggcgGATATTATTTTCATTCTCCCACACAAACTAAAAGATAACACATAATATTCTCTCTCCTTGATCCAAAGCTGAAAGAGCTTCCACCGTGCAACACATACCACTCTCTCTCCAACGAGTGTCCTTCCTTCCTTCTCGAAAGAGCTTCCACCGTCCTTCTACTCCAAAACTGAAATCCAAACCAGCTTCTTTCTTCGGTCAAAATCAAAGTCAGAAGTcaatctctctctccctctctctctctcgaaATCGAAGTCGGAATCGAAGTAAGAAGTCGGAATTGAAGTTTGAATGGAAGTCTCAATTGAAAGAgccttctctctttcttctctggttagatcttcattttcttcttttacagttccattctctctctttatttcGTTTTTGATACTTTGTTGCATGTTtctgtgttgttgttgattttgttgtatAATGAACGATTTTGGGAGTGTGGCTGTTTGGATGAAGTTAGGGACTGTTTGGATGAAGCTAGGGCATGTGATTTAGGGGAAATTTACTGTTAACCTAGGTGGCCTGTTTGGATAAAGCTTTATTTGATGCttgtataagttgttttcagcttatttctatAAGCTCTTCATAATAGCTTATGAAAGTTGCTTAAGTGGTTAATAAAGtagtttatccaaacaaggcccTGTTTTAATAAGCTAATCTCTGACATAAAGTAGTTCTACCATTGCCTCATATTGTGTTGTTCACCATTGAAACTCTACCATGAGCTGTAACTGCACCGTTTATCTTTTTAGAAACTAATTGACAATTCTGTACATAGCTTAAGTAGTATTATTTTAGCTAGTTAATACTTAATACTTATACTATGTTGTATTCTTATCATGGAATAGACCAATTTAGAAaaggtatttattttttcctcatGTGCATGAAATAGTCACGTTGGTATGATTATGAATAATGACATAATATAGGAAGGACATATATATACCTCGTAGAGGGACCTTGCATTGCCAAATATAATCAATGGATCCTTACGTTGGTATGATTATGAAATAGCCACGAGAATACTTATATTTTTGCTTTTCACTAGGCaaagagattaaaataaaagtggttTCAGTCTTGTTGTGAGATTAAGTCTGGTCTCTTGTTCTAACTGTGCTTGCAAAACAAAGGTTGTTTTTTGGATTCAAACTCTGCTCAATTCATGTATTGTGTTCATCTGATTTGTGAGTTAGTTTGGATCGTATTAGGTGCGATTTTGTTGAGTTAAGAATATATTAAGTGATTTGTGAGTTAGTTTGAATCTATTATGTTCTTGTATTCTGTTTTTAGATTCATGGTTTGATAAGTTCACTATGTTATCAATAAAGATATGAAATCCTTAGTTAGCCTTTAGATGCTAATGAATCATGGTTTGATAGATTCAATATGTTTAAATGAGCTAAAACGTGGGGACACTCAAATATATGTTATTACTCGTTTACACGTAAGATAATAAGGTTATTTCACGAAGTCATGAATTTCAATTTGGCTTGATATGATTTGTTTTAATGGAATTTAGTTTAGTGTTTTGTCCACTATATTTGACTTCACGGTTAGTTTGACGAAACCATGGTgacattgttattttattaaaatttcaaagtttttcttttgtcaaaatcatCACTATAATATTAAATAAGCTGCCTTCGATTATAGTGATGACTTTGAAAGATATTCCtaactatctatctatctagTGCGTGTGtgttataaaaatcaaataaaacaatttggCTTTCAAGCACTTGTTTGATCACAATCCCAATTATTGATATTCCACCAATGgttgtaattatgcattatacAAAAGGTAGAGAACAAGTGCACAATACATGGTAATTGTGTGACTCATCCCTAGCAACTACAAGCGACTCATCATCTAGATCTTTCCTCTTACTCTTTGGGCCAACTCTTTTCTTACCTGTTACATAATCATTGAGATACTTGGCCCTGTTGTGATTCCTCTTGGCCTGCACCTGAGGTTCTGCTATTTCAACCTCCTCACGTGggtcattttggtccctaacAGAACTCCAACCCCAACAGTAATGATGAAAAAGCTATTATAGAAAATTTAGGCAAAATTTAGCTAAACACAACTTGCTTGATGTGACTGTTAGCTAGTCTAATATACTTAATTCTATAGAAAATTTAGGCAAAATTTAGCTATGTGTAACTGTTAATATGTGTAGAACTGGATGAGAAAGCTGATTTTGTCCATAAAATTGATTGTGATATTAAATCATTTTCAGTCTGAAATTCCCGATTTAATATCTCAACGATCTCTATCTCTAAATATTCCTGAGATTTCTAGTATGCTTACAATGGGTCAGTAGGTGTTGTTTTTTAGCGCATGGGTTGTGGTTTGTTGAGGGCTGGGCGGAGGCAGCTTACAATGGGTCggaactaattttttttgtttatgttttggcGCGGTTCTGTTGTACTGCTGTGCTGTTTTTTTCCTGCTATATTGGAGTTTAGAAGCTGCGTATCAGCAGCGTTTTTATGATGTTGCAGCAGctgctgtgttttttttttattttttttttaccctgTATGCTTTATCCGACTACCCGTTTAGCACTTACGTCTTGTGCCGAGCGTGTTTCAataatatatgttgtttaaaaaaaaaaacattttcgcTGATATAGAATTTCTTAGCAAACTCATTGCAAGATTGAACTTACATCGTTGATGGCTACTCACTTGAAAACTATTTTGTCTTAAATCCCTTCACAGTCTCATTTTTAAGTATACAATCTTGTCTGAAAGCTTTAGGGATGCAGCAAAATTGGTTTATCTAACTCTTGATCTCAATTATGGCTAGTCTTACTTCTTTTCACTTAAAATTAGTATACTAGAATGGCCAAACTGTATTAATAGTGATATTTACAGGAGATCAAGTCACTAGACTtctatgtttcttttttttttttatcatagatATGAATACAGGAGATCAAATCACTAGACTTCTatgtttaaattgttttttcttaattCTTATAGCTTCTAACTGTTTATAGCTGCTGCTTATAGATTCTGCTTTCCTTCAAGGAGCATCCGTCGTGGTTGCCGCCGTTGTCTCTGTTTTCCTTCAATAACGGTAAGAAAACGTTGTTTTTGTGTATTGTGGTCATAAGTAGTTAAATTGTTGATTGCGGTTGCACTAATATATTCTGGCCAAGATTGATACACATATTGGGGAGCCCTACTAAATCTAGAATGAAGATGAGTATTAATAGAtaatatgcaatgtttatagATAATATGCATGTGTATCAACTCTGCCCTTCATTCCAAGTCAAAATCAAAGTCAAGTATAATCCCATGGATGAAAACAAAGGTATTTTCTAATCAATGGTATTGTTTTTGACAACGTAATCAATGGTAATTTTAATTCATCATgtggattaaattttaattatgtaatttttttccaGTGTCCTATGCAAACGAATGGCATTGGCTTTGGCTATTTTGTCATGCAATTTATGAAAGAGATAATATTGGCAAATCAAGACATGATCCCCGAAAATGTATGTATGTGATTTTTAATATACTGTTAATTTGCAATCATATATATAGCTAGGCAttctttttctaactcaatTTTTTGCTACTTTTATATTTGAAGTACTTTGGAGATTACAAATGTAAAACCTATTCTAAAGATAAGCTAGTTCAGGTCGAGGAGGATTGGGCAACCTTTATGGTCGAGTATCTTAGTgagtttcattttctttttcaacaattttcattTGCGTTTTTTAATTGAGTTATTTTAAATCGTAATTGGTTGTGCTGGAAATtctgttaattaaatttttcgtTTCATATTATATGACACAGGAGACTATATTGTTGATAGACTTAAACCGCAATTGGTTGTGCTGGACTATATAGCTTGTCACGAGTCTTCTTAAATTtaggtgttttttttgttgataattaaTTGTGGCTGCTTTtaggagtttttttttacttttttttattggcaATTGTGGATTGACTAGTATTATgccattcataattaaatttatgaTCAATTTGTAATGagattatcataaatgtaatttGCTATATTCATATTTCAGTATCTTATTATAGCATTTAATTATAGCCTTTTTGGTtacagattttaaaaaaaaataaaaaaatacgcAACTTTTATTAGCGCTTTCAGTAAAACGCTAAGAAACCCCTATTTGAGTAGAAAGGCTACGATAGCGCTTCTCAGAAAGTGCTAAGAAACAACAGTTAGAAAAGCTACTTTAATAGCAATAGAATAAGGCTATATTAGCGCTTTTCTGAAAGCGCTATTATAGGCTCCTGACCTATTATAGTTGGGGCTTTCTTAGCGCTTGGAAAGCGCTATTAACAGCCAAAATGAGTGCTATTAAAGGGGGTATTTTATAGTAGTgttgatttatgaatttaaatgattaagttgtttaactaaATTTTTATGAGttgtttgatgaggcctgcgtgccaagactatttatgttgatgaatttaatccgctgcaatgttttgaattaatatgttgatgatttttggaaggataattagttaattattctatttatgattttaagaagtgtatcattccgtttatgtgttgaatactctgataaatgttatgaaatttttaagttgggaaaacggggtgttacagcaaTACATCCATATAATGTAACATCAATAAATGGAAGGGATAAAAACATGGTCAAGAGAGTCTGACTCGTCaaggacaaaaaaaacacatgttaAATGAGTTAGTCTTGTCGAACAAGCTATGATCCATATTTTGAAttgtttcagattatataatctaaaaatatCCCCAAAATTGTTCccattatataatccgaactggtCCAAGAATGTGTAAAACTCTTACTTTGTAAGGTTTGGTTCATATGCGTGTTTAGTTCTATAAATTGGCGTGTTtagttcattttcaaaacaCAGCAAAGAACCACGAGAACTTATTTAGTTGGCCACGATTACCTACAACGGGGGAACACACAATCTGCTTAGGGTCTAAGTTGATGTCACATTGTCTGGGTTGAAGGACCAGTTGGATCAAATTAACAATCAACTCAACCACAAAGACACAAAGAGGGTGGACAGTGTTGAGTTTTGTCGTCTATCAATCGACTCAGCATGAAGCGTGTAGTTCACCTAGATGAAGCTCATGAAAAATGACGATGTGAGAACCATGTTCTCAATATTTTGTCAGTATATTTTTAAAGGGCCAATCAAGTTGGACGCTCCCTTGGTCAAATCTTTTGAAAATATTCGGAAAAGTTTGATTCGGCCAAAGACCTAGGAAGAAATCATGGTTTGCATGGATAGACCAGATGAAGATTTAAGTCTGGGTGATCATGATATTTTGTGTGTCTTATTATGTCATTGTACGTTGTTGAATTTgatatgttgttgaaatttttatttttaatgtgtgttattgaaattaaatttactaTGTTTCAAACCCTACTAAACCTCAAGTTTTAACACAATCTGGGACTCCTTCATATCATATAATCCGAAATACTTTGGGAATGAATTCAAATCATATAATCTGAACAAGCACATAATATGGATTGTAGTGTTACAAGCAAGGTTTCCTAGTTTTGTGTTgtgtttaatgaattttaaatattttctttaagtGTAATTACCGTCTAGGAATGTTTTATGGCTATAAATAGTTTTGCACCCTTCAACATTTTTGTTCATTCTTCACTTTTCATTCCTTCTACAAATTTCTTTCTTAAATTTCATTTTGGGAGTTGGTTATGATACCATGGTCACCGTTGACCACTCATATTATCTCCAAAATTGTTGTGCAATTTATGTGGGGATAATATGCTAGTTAGTAGAGACCTTCATATCAATCACAAT
Above is a genomic segment from Medicago truncatula cultivar Jemalong A17 chromosome 5, MtrunA17r5.0-ANR, whole genome shotgun sequence containing:
- the LOC11433130 gene encoding uncharacterized protein isoform X1: MEVSIERAFSLSSLILLSFKEHPSWLPPLSLFSFNNDNMHVYQLCPSFQVKIKVKYNPMDENKVSYANEWHWLWLFCHAIYERDNIGKSRHDPRKCITLEITNVKPILKIS
- the LOC11433130 gene encoding uncharacterized protein isoform X2 gives rise to the protein MQTNGIGFGYFVMQFMKEIILANQDMIPENYFGDYKCKTYSKDKLVQVEEDWATFMVEYLRDYIVDRLKPQLVVLDYIACHESS